The Silvanigrella paludirubra genome contains a region encoding:
- the rlmN gene encoding 23S rRNA (adenine(2503)-C(2))-methyltransferase RlmN yields the protein MKSFFGQNRSKLVQDIANTFGELKSQLRAEQLFRKIYKQNPIQDVDFEGLSEEVRKWFLNHYDLNIPLEIHELQSSTHDGSVKFAMRLKKDGRLVESVLIPERGRLTQCISTQVGCAQACRFCQTGRMGLLRSLTTEEIVGQVILAEKWKAENPNFQVSSYKQVTNIVYMGMGEPLDNIDNVIESTHIFCDNLGLNFSPNKVTISTVGLMPALNQVLENTKVAVALSLHSPFEAERSKIMPVNVKHPITEVVRTIKEHSKNGSRRSFMIQYTLLRGINDSKEHAEALVSLLKDVSVKINLIPLNEHEGASYRRPDLGRVYAFQQELKKAGMVATVRLSKGRDIQAACGQLIKDKAIKE from the coding sequence ATGAAATCCTTTTTTGGTCAAAATCGCAGCAAACTTGTACAAGATATTGCCAATACTTTTGGCGAATTAAAATCTCAGTTAAGAGCAGAACAACTTTTTCGAAAAATATATAAACAAAATCCTATTCAAGACGTAGATTTTGAAGGACTTAGCGAAGAAGTTAGAAAATGGTTTTTAAATCATTATGACCTTAATATCCCATTGGAAATACATGAACTACAATCTAGTACACATGATGGTTCTGTTAAATTTGCTATGCGTTTAAAAAAAGACGGTAGGCTCGTAGAAAGTGTGCTCATTCCAGAAAGAGGCAGGCTTACACAGTGTATTTCTACACAAGTTGGTTGTGCTCAGGCTTGTCGTTTTTGCCAAACGGGTCGTATGGGGTTATTACGTAGCCTCACAACAGAAGAAATTGTAGGCCAAGTTATTTTGGCCGAAAAGTGGAAAGCAGAAAACCCCAATTTTCAGGTATCTTCCTATAAACAAGTAACAAATATTGTTTATATGGGAATGGGGGAACCACTCGATAATATTGATAATGTAATAGAAAGTACTCATATTTTTTGCGATAATCTAGGACTAAATTTTTCTCCAAATAAGGTTACAATTAGTACAGTTGGTTTAATGCCAGCTTTAAATCAGGTTTTGGAAAATACAAAAGTAGCCGTGGCTTTGTCTTTGCACTCTCCCTTTGAAGCGGAAAGAAGTAAAATCATGCCGGTAAATGTAAAGCATCCCATAACCGAAGTAGTTCGTACTATTAAAGAACATTCAAAAAATGGGTCACGTCGTTCATTTATGATTCAATATACCTTACTTCGTGGTATTAATGATTCAAAGGAACATGCAGAAGCTCTTGTCTCTTTATTAAAGGATGTTTCGGTTAAAATTAATTTAATTCCTTTAAATGAGCATGAAGGGGCTTCTTATAGAAGACCTGACTTGGGAAGAGTTTATGCATTTCAACAAGAATTAAAAAAAGCGGGAATGGTAGCAACGGTTCGTCTTTCAAAAGGTAGAGACATTCAAGCTGCTTGTGGACAGCTTATTAAAGACAAGGCAATTAAAGAATGA
- a CDS encoding tRNA dihydrouridine synthase, translating to MSFFNQAIMIGDLHIKNRVFLAPLAGVSDIPFRRICQELGAGLTYVEMLSATAISYNNKRTFEMMARHKTESVLGVQVTGPIASQVAHAVTVLDGQGFNTIDINMGCPVRKVVGAGCGSAILKDPERITETVLSSRASTKRPLSAKYRLGYTRENVNVENTTERVINANVDMFTVHGRTRSESYSTPCDLNGIKSAMSVGQNLSQKVVKVGNGDVFCYSSADKMQKETGCDAVMVSRGALGNPWIFSEILAGTSLSPTFEEWFDVVMRHISYQEEHYGKTKLSAILARKHLLWYTKGFPSSKGVRDLLNRVEDLTQAREILKDYALRTPKDFIRFTGFSQEITSDYDPKYEMDRNLDRGVGDEGMDA from the coding sequence ATGAGTTTTTTCAACCAAGCCATTATGATTGGCGATCTTCATATTAAAAATAGAGTTTTTTTAGCGCCTCTTGCTGGAGTCTCAGATATTCCTTTTCGGAGAATATGCCAAGAATTAGGTGCTGGGTTAACTTATGTAGAAATGCTTTCTGCCACTGCAATTTCTTATAATAATAAACGTACTTTTGAAATGATGGCTAGGCATAAAACAGAATCTGTTCTTGGAGTTCAAGTAACAGGCCCTATTGCCAGTCAAGTTGCACATGCCGTAACTGTGTTAGATGGTCAAGGATTTAATACTATTGATATAAATATGGGGTGTCCTGTTCGTAAAGTGGTAGGGGCAGGGTGTGGAAGTGCTATATTAAAAGACCCAGAACGTATTACAGAAACTGTTTTATCTTCTCGAGCATCTACCAAACGCCCTCTTTCTGCCAAATACCGCTTGGGTTACACCCGTGAAAACGTAAATGTTGAAAATACAACAGAACGTGTAATTAACGCAAATGTAGACATGTTTACTGTGCATGGAAGAACCCGTTCTGAAAGTTATTCCACTCCCTGTGATTTAAATGGGATTAAATCGGCTATGTCAGTTGGCCAAAACTTAAGTCAAAAAGTAGTTAAGGTTGGGAATGGCGATGTTTTTTGTTATTCTTCTGCTGATAAAATGCAAAAAGAAACAGGATGCGATGCTGTCATGGTGAGCCGAGGCGCATTAGGAAACCCTTGGATTTTTTCTGAAATTTTAGCAGGAACTTCTTTGTCTCCTACATTTGAAGAATGGTTTGACGTCGTTATGAGACATATTAGCTATCAAGAAGAGCATTATGGCAAAACAAAACTGTCCGCTATTTTAGCTCGTAAACATTTACTTTGGTACACAAAAGGGTTCCCTTCTAGCAAAGGGGTTCGTGATTTATTAAATAGAGTAGAAGATTTAACACAAGCTCGAGAAATTTTAAAAGATTATGCTTTGCGAACGCCTAAAGATTTTATTCGTTTCACTGGATTTTCTCAAGAAATAACAAGTGATTATGATCCAAAATATGAAATGGATCGAAATTTGGACAGGGGTGTCGGTGATGAAGGTATGGATGCCTAA